CGAAGACGCGTTCGTCGGTCTCCATCGGACGAGCGCTCACCAACGTCTTCTCTCGCTCGGTCAGCCGTTCGGTACGTTCGTTTAGAGAGAGGACGGTCGGCCCGTCGTCGGTGACGGCGATGTCGGTATCTCCGTCGGCCATCACCACTTGGCCCTGCTCGAAGACTTCGGCTATCGGCTTTCGTTCGATGTCGTCGCCATCCTCGACGAGTACCTCGGTGTCTCCGGTCAGGCATTTCGTCCCAATCCCCATCTTCTCCATCGTCTCGATAAGCCGCGACTGGCCGTATCGGCGGGGCGGTTGGGTCTGCTTGTCCTCGATGCGGGCCGCTGTGACCGCCAACTCCTCGCCCTCGGTCACGTCCGGCACGTAGTTCTCGGAGGTGTTGAAGTAGGGGTAGACCGCGTGGTAGCCTTCTTCGAGGAGGCGCTTGCCGTTGGCCTTGAGTGTGTGGTCGCCCACGCCCGCGACGACTTTGAGGTGTTCCCACGTCGCGGACTCGGCGACGGTGGCGAAGAAGCGCCGGACGACGAGTTCGTAGATTTCCCACTCGTCGTCGCTCAGTTCGCCCTTCGCGGGGATGTCCTCTGTCGGGTGAATCGGCGGGTGGTCGGTGGTCTCCTCGTCGCCCTCGGTCGGTTCCAACTCGTCGAGGTCGAGCAGGTCGTCGGCGTCGTCGCCGAAGTGGTAGTCGCCCGAGAAGGCGTCGAGCAGTTCCTCGGGGTCCAAGTCGTCGGGGTAGACCGTGTTGTCGGTCCGGGGGTAGGTCATGTACCCCGCGGTGTAGAGGTCTTCGGCGATGCTCATCGCCTGCTGGGCGGAGTAGCCCAGACTCCCCGCCGCGCGAATGAACTGCGTGGTGTTGAACGGCGCGGGCGGGTCGTCGGTTCGAGTGCGCCGGTTGACGCGCTCGACGGTCGCCGCCGCGGCCGACTCCAGCGCCTCGAAGACGGCCTCCGCGGTGTCCTCGTCCCAGACGCGTTCGGCCTCGTTGTCGTCCTCGTCGCGGTAGAAATACTGCGCTTCGAACTCGACGACCTCCTCGTCCTCGCCGTCCTCGCTGTCGCTCTCTTTCAGCAGATCGGCGAACAGTTCCCAGTAGTCCTCGGGGTCGAACGCCTCGATTTCGCGCTCGCGGTCCACGATGAGTTTGAGCGTGGGCGACTGCACCCGACCGACCGAGATGAAGTCCTCGCCCAGTTGACGCGAGGAGAGCGAGAGGAACCGGGTGAGCGCCGCGCCCCAGATGAGGTCTATCTCCTGTCGGGCCTCGCCCGCGGCGGCCAAGTCGAAGTCCAACTCGTCGGGGTTCTCGAAGGCGCTCGTGACTTCGTTGTCCGTAATGGAGGAGAATCGGACCCGGCGAATCGGGACCTCCTCGTTCACCTCGCGGACGAGTTCCCACGCCTCCTTGCCAATGAGTTCGCCCTCGCGGTCGTAGTCGGTCGCAATCGTCACGGTGTCGGCCTTCCGGGCCAGCAGGCGAAGCGTCGAGACGATGTTCTCCTTCGTGGCCTTCTTCTCGATTGGCGCGTCGATGAGTTCGACGGGTTCCACGTCGCGCCAGTCGTTGTACTCGTCGGGGAAGTCCACGCCGACGACGTGGCCCGAGAGACCGATACAGCGGCGGCCGCCCCACTTGTAGACGTTGACGCCGTTCTTGCGCTCGGCCTCGGCCGACTCGCCGCTCAGAATATCGGCGATGCGTCTGGCCGCGTTGTCCTTCTCGGTGATTATCAGCTCCATGCCTCACCTCCGGCCTCGGTGGAGTGCCCGGCCTGCGGGGGTCGCTCTCGGGGGCGTCGCCCGCCGCTCGGGGGTCGCTCGTCGTCCATCGTGTCCCCGCTAGGACAAGTGAATTGGTAAAGCTTTCGCCGCGAAAATCGCCAGAGGGCGGCGGCTCAAGGCGCGTACGCGTCGGACGGGTGCGTGCGAGGACGAGTGCGCGGGCACGCAAGGTTCATCGTCTTCGGGCGACGTTCGATTTCGTAGTAGTCGTCCTCCGGTCTCGCGCGGTAAACAAAAAGGTCGATGACACCGGGCAATTGGCCGCCGTCCCCGTCAACGCCGTAGGCGTCCCACGTCGCGGGCATGAACTGCATCGACCCGCACGCGCCCGCGCCGGTCGCCCCGGTTTTCTTGAGAGCGTCGCGTCGTGATGGTATGGCACACTTTCTATTTAATATATAACTAAGATTTTAATATTCTTTAAAGTAATAAATAGCGAGTCTCCTCGACGGAAACACCGACGGCGAGAAGGCTCTCCCAAATTTCGACAGCGGACGACCTCACGAAGGTTTATCTCTGAAAACGGGACCAACCCCTCCCATGACCTGACGACCGCCGCGAGGGCGTCGAGGCGAGAGCGCGGTGCGCCCCTCGCGGATGCAAACCGGTACAAAATCGAATCGTAATCACGCACCGCCTGCTCGCCTTCTCTCTCCCGACACTTCTCAATCGTCGCTTGCGGGCCTACTCGTCCAGTCGCTCGCGGAGCAGTTGGTTCACCGAACCGGGGTCGGCGCTCCCACCGGTCTTCTGCATGACCTGCCCGACGAGGAAGTTGAGCGCGCCGCCTTCGCCGGTGTGGTAGTCCTCGACTGCGTCGGGGTTCTCCTCGATGGCCTCCTCGACCGCACCCTCGACTGCGCCCTCGTCAGCCTTGCCGAGACCTTCGCGGTCGATGACCGTCTCGGGGTCCTCGCCCTCGTCGAGCATGTCGCGCAGGACGACCTCCTCGGCGTTTTTCGTCGTAATCTCGTCGTCGGCGACCAACTCGATGAGGTGCATGAACTCGTCGAGGCGACCCTCCACGTCCGTAATCGCCATGTCGCGGTAGTTGAGTTCGCCCAGCAGGTTGTCGGCGACCCACGTCGCCGCGAGGTCGGGGTCGTACTCGCTGGCCACGTCCTCGTAGAAGTCCGCGACCTGCTTCGTGGAGGTGAGTTTGCTCGCGGCCTCCTCGCTCAGGCCGTACTCGTCGCCGAATCGCTCGCGCCGAGCGTCGGGGAGTTCCGGGATGTCCAACTTCTGCTTCCAGTCGCTGACCCGGAGCGGCGGCAGGTCGGCCTCTCGGAAGTAGCGGTAATCCTTCTCCGCTTCCTTCGAGCGCATCGAGACGGTGACGCCTCGGCCCTCGTCCCAGTGGCGAGTCTCCTGCTGGATTTCCCGGCCGCGCTTGACCGAGTTCTTCTGGCGAGTCGCCTCGTAGGCCAGTGCCTTCTCCGCGCCCTTGTGGCTGGAGATGTTCTTGACCTCGGTCCGGTTGGCGGCTTCGAGCGCCTCGTCGCTGATGTCGCCGTCTTCGCCGATTTCCTCGGCGGGGACCACGCTGAGGTTGGCGTCGATGCGGAGGCTCCCGTCGCGCTGGCTGTCAAACACGCCGAGGTATTCGAGGACTTCCTCCAACTTTGCGAGGAAGGCCCGGACTTCCTCGGCCCCGCGGAAGTCGGGGTCTGTCACGATTTCCATCAGGGGGACGCCAGCGCGGTTGTAGTTGACCAGCGTGTAGTCCGCGCGGTCGATGGCCCCGCCCTCGTGCTGGAGGCTTCCGGGGTCCTCTTCTAAGTGCGCGCGCTGGATGCCCACGGTGCGGCGCTCGCCGTCCACTTCCACGTTGAGTTCGCCGTCCTGACAGACCGGCGCGTCGTACTGGGTTATCTGGAACCCCTTCAGCAGGTCGGGGTAGAAGTAGTTCTTCCGGTGGAACGTCGTCTCCTCGGGAATGTCGGCGTCGATGGCCTTCCCGACCTTGACTGCCGACTCGACGGCGGCCTCGTTCAACACCGGGAGCGCACCCGGCAGACCGAGACACACCGGGCAGGTGTGGGTGTTCGGTTCGGCGTCGGCCACGTCGGTCGAACAGCCGCAGAAAATCTTCGTCTCCGTCTCCAGTTGAACGTGGACCTCCAGTCCGATGACGACCGCGAGGTCCTCCTGCTGGATAGCCTGTGCAGTCATTACCCGCCAGTTTGCGGCCGGGCCGCTAAAGACTAACGAACGAAGGTTCATTACCCCGGAGTGAGCAAGTGCAGGAAACGTGAAGGGCCGGACGAAGTTCGCGGTACTGATGCTGGTCATCACGCTCGCGCTGACCGCGGTCGTCTACGGCCAGTTCGAACTGGCCAAAGACCGGTCGGTCTCCCAGATGCGGGAGAACGTTGACCAGACTGCGGTCCAGACGGCCGATCAGATAGACGCCCAGATTCGCCGCCAGAAAGACTACATCGGCTTCTACGCCTCGCGGCCGCGGGCCAGCGACTTCGACCGGTCCGACGAGTTCCTCCGCGGACTCCTGACCAACCCGTACGTGTTCGGCGGACAGGTCGTCTCGGCCAACGGTACCGTCGTCGCCTTCGAGGGCGACGTTCGCTCCGGGATGCGCCGCGAGACCATCGGCGACGACATCGGCGACCGGCCCTACGTGCGACGTCCCGCCCAGACGGGCGAGACGTACGTTACGGACCCCGAGCGCATCGAGGGGACCGACCAGTATATCGTCGTCGTCAGCGCGCCCATCTTCGAGGACGGCGAGAGAGTCGGCGTCCTCGCGGCCGCACTCCCCATCAACGAGTTCACGTTCCTCACGATGGTGCCGCCGCTTGAGACCGACGTGCGGACGGTCTCGATCCAAGCGGGCAACCGGACGTTCCACGAATCGAAGATGACCTTCGCGGACAACGTCTCCAGTACGGCGACCGTCATCTCCACGGGGTGGTCCGTGCGAGTCAGTCGGAGTCGAGCGGCGCTGGACGCCCGCCTCTGCCAGATGGCGATACTACAGGTCGGGAGCCTCGTGTTGGTGCTGTCGCTGGTCGTCGGACTTGCGGTCTGGGAG
This genomic stretch from Halorussus pelagicus harbors:
- a CDS encoding lytic murein transglycosylase, giving the protein MLNRKCAIPSRRDALKKTGATGAGACGSMQFMPATWDAYGVDGDGGQLPGVIDLFVYRARPEDDYYEIERRPKTMNLACPRTRPRTHPSDAYAP
- the gatB gene encoding Asp-tRNA(Asn)/Glu-tRNA(Gln) amidotransferase subunit GatB, translating into MTAQAIQQEDLAVVIGLEVHVQLETETKIFCGCSTDVADAEPNTHTCPVCLGLPGALPVLNEAAVESAVKVGKAIDADIPEETTFHRKNYFYPDLLKGFQITQYDAPVCQDGELNVEVDGERRTVGIQRAHLEEDPGSLQHEGGAIDRADYTLVNYNRAGVPLMEIVTDPDFRGAEEVRAFLAKLEEVLEYLGVFDSQRDGSLRIDANLSVVPAEEIGEDGDISDEALEAANRTEVKNISSHKGAEKALAYEATRQKNSVKRGREIQQETRHWDEGRGVTVSMRSKEAEKDYRYFREADLPPLRVSDWKQKLDIPELPDARRERFGDEYGLSEEAASKLTSTKQVADFYEDVASEYDPDLAATWVADNLLGELNYRDMAITDVEGRLDEFMHLIELVADDEITTKNAEEVVLRDMLDEGEDPETVIDREGLGKADEGAVEGAVEEAIEENPDAVEDYHTGEGGALNFLVGQVMQKTGGSADPGSVNQLLRERLDE